The following are encoded together in the Babylonia areolata isolate BAREFJ2019XMU chromosome 18, ASM4173473v1, whole genome shotgun sequence genome:
- the LOC143293059 gene encoding angiopoietin-related protein 4-like, translating to MLWRVSMLALLVVRASAADSVVKTAGSEFHHFVDCGANMVLKAENRYREVSAQSALHCAMLCGADAACRSFDYHPLWERCFLSSVSVGLHCDLYMVPFDPNHYPIPPGFTGGGEVQHYEKGPRCMEGKQLQPDGTCQCPRAFDGPHCKYRMQDCSDWYNFTTSDEVVQWIWPLTSNSPFQVMCDMMMYRARTVLMQRRDGDVGFQGRGWADYSEGFGSLGGDHWLGLRYMHLLTTNRQYQLRFTIKANNSQSPTVYYVMHSDVHIGNESAGFPLSVLPMKGSNNSTLLDCLHPDLLHIPFTTADVDNDLDDTQTCSLLFGGGWWFNGTAGCSVCNPTGRLMVEGGGGGSGAADEVFWATSGGGAVFVVPYSVIMFLVPE from the exons ATGCTGTGGCGTGTCTCCATGTTGGCCCTCTTGGTGGTCCGAGCGTCTGCTGCAGACAGCGTGGTGAAGACTGCTGGCAGCGAGTTCCATCACTTTGTGGATTGCGGCGCTAACATGGTGCTGAAGGCTGAAAACAG gTACAGAGAGGTATCAGCCCAGTCCGCCCTGCATTGTGCCATGCTGTGTGGAGCGGACGCGGCCTGCAGGTCCTTTGACTACCACCCCCTCTGGGAGCGCTGCTTCCTGAGCTCCGTGTCTGTGGGCCTGCACTGTGACCTCTACATGGTGCCCTTTGACCCCAACCACTACCCCATCCCCCCGGGCTTCACTGGAGGGGGAGAGGTTCAGCACTATGAGAag GGTCCGCGTTGTatggaagggaaacaactccagCCAGACGGAACGTGTCAGTGTCCACGTGCCTTTGACGGACCACACTGCAAGTACCgaatgcaag actgcagCGACTGGTACAACTTCACGACATCTGATGAGGTGGTCCAGTGGATCTGGCCCCTCACCTCCAACAGTCCATTTCAG gtgatgtgtgacatgatgatgtACCGGGCCCGCACAGTGCTGATGCAACGCCGTGACGGCGACGTGGGGTTCCAGGGTCGGGGCTGGGCCGACTACAGCGAGGGGTTTGGCAGCCTCGGCGGGGATCACTGGCTCGGCCTGCGCTACATGCACCTCCTGACCACCAACAGGCAGTACCAGCTGAG GTTCACCATCAAGGCGAACAACTCTCAGAGCCCGACAGTCTATTACGTCATGCACAGTGATGTCCACATCGGCAACGAGAGTGCCGGCTTTCCTCTGTCCGTACTGCCCATGaaaggcagcaacaacagcaccctCCTCGACTGCCTCCACCCCGACCTCCTCCACATCCCCTTCACCACCGCAGACGTCGACAACGACCTTGACGACACGCAGACGTGCTCGCTGCTGTTCGGGGGAGGCTGGTGGTTTAATGGAACAGCCGGCTGTTCCGTGTGTAACCCCACGGGGCGGCTGATGgttgagggaggtggaggggggtcgggAGCTGCTGATGAAGTGTTCTGGGCCACTTCCGGAGGGGGTGCTGTCTTCGTGGTGCCATATAGCGTCATCATGTTCCTCGTGCCGGAATAG